The Impatiens glandulifera unplaced genomic scaffold, dImpGla2.1, whole genome shotgun sequence region ACACCAACATCGTTGGACAGACCACTAACGGAACACGCTAAAGCATGATACGATTTCATTTTGATTGATACCTTCTTCTTCGTCGCGATCGCCGTAAGAATAAAGATACAATCCcatctttgatttctcaaagatgaaATACAACATACAACCAACcattttggctgattcaaaggctaaaatgatcaccctaccacggtgatcatttctcatACATCAATAGGGGTGATTCATACCTATTTCATTAAGTGGTCGGATGAATAGCCAAAAttccattaatgacttttggttGATTCGATTTACTTGAAGCCCACAACCAACTTcaagaggctataaatagcctctgTAAATCCGAAGCCAATAGATCAATTTTCTAACTTCAAATCAAAGATTTTCAATAATCCACCATTAAAGTTATaagcttttggatttttttaaaacttcgCATCaggccttaaagcttggatcttaACTTCACAAAAACTTCCCTAAGGACCTAGGAATGTTCTCCAATCCTTTGTAAGAtttcaatcaccctctaattcatatttatagtttgaatttgaaatttttatatttcaaattgcataagcttgtatgtttgCTATTTATGGTTGGAAATAAattctaagattatttataaactctCTGGATAGGTTAGAAAtaatcaatcaaccttaaacagaaaaaaccaaatttgaattttaaaaataaaaaacggaTTTGTTGTTCTTGCACTAATTCCCATGAATCCCAGTCCAGAAAGCATCCCAACATGATTATAATCATGTTGGGCAACTGTTTGGATcaagtttgatcaaaataaaaaaattcaaattaattaaaaattttgagttcttgatttggtcaaaacgaacaattAGTGTTCTTGTATAGGTATCAATCGAATATATGACATATAAGAAAGTTAATGGAAATCTCATTTctcctcaaaacaactttaaaactaaaacttcaatttttgatcaaaaactattttgaatgattCGATCATCATTCAAGTTGATTGATACATTGAGATGATTATCAACATGTTTTTGAGAGCTTTGTTCAGCTACCTAAGCTCTTGGATCAAAAAATCCaagttcaaaacaaaattacaaaactCTACGCTTTTGTGTTctgaggaccgagaggtccgaccaacaACCTTCGGTCTAGACCGAGACCTATGACCtagaggtccgaccgagaaatAAGATAGGACCGACAAGTTtaaccgatgttcttgagctaaaaGCGAGAGGTTcgatcgatgttcttgagttaggaccaagaggtccgacagatgttcttgagctaggactgagaggtccgaccgatgttcttgagctatgaCCAAGAGGTCTAAACCAGGACAAAGAGATATAAACCTAAGACCAAAGAATCTTGACATTAAACGAGAATttccaaacctaggaccgatgggTTTATACACCCTAACTGATGTTCTTGGCCAAGGACCaagatatttccacaaaaatccCTTTTTTAGTAAGGcctattttgtgtttatttctaaactctaaCACTCTAAAaatgactgatgttcttcatGTATACTCTTCCATAGTTAAAATGACTAGgatataaatattgttgttttaatattttaactaacgCTAAAACCTAGGAGCATGACTAGGAtcagaagaataatcggttaaaacttAAGTGTgatacaaccgatttttaaaagccaactttataagtagagactatttttaaaatgggtacggaggatgaagcgcgaaagctttttctcgagtatcactaaattgcgaactaaaagaaactctagtcAATACGTTCATAAATGTATCtcacttttattgatttaaaaaaaatagttggctacactattttaaacaaataatctttaaaattaatcatatttaattaatttaaactgacgacggatttctaaaaaaataaaattataatttaattatttaaaatctcttgattatttaaaatgaaactccaaattaattatttttaattaatttcaaaagcgattattaatcatttaaaaatcttttaaaccaatggtttattataaaagaaattttctGACGCAAACCGATGTTAAAATTCTCGAACCTAATGCTTTTCACGGAAAccaaaataaagatttttttctaCAGGTTACAATCTAAAAATCTCAAGGGAATACACATAGATTTTACGATCCAAATATATTACGGGAGGAAATTCATATAAGATTACTGAGCTTCTCGATCAAGTAAACAAATAACAATCATATCGACtctgtttatttttatttttaatttttaaaacactCTTTAAGGACAAATAATTATCCCAAACTTTGGAGGGTTAACaactttttcttaaatttatgtaatttcaTTATTCTCTTATATTATGTTACAGATTCtttgaaaaacattattattaattttcaatatcAACATGATTGTCTTATAAtgcattatttttttacatttattgtTGATTTTATAATAAAGCCAATATTTATAGATCATTTTGGGCTATTCACTCCTAGTAcatctttattatttaatttatttgaaaagtcttaataacaatttaaaattttagttcttATGAGGTCTTTATAATTACCAGTCAAaagatatatttgtttattgtgatatatgaatgaatatccttagttatattattaaatttagaaaataaaatattgattaataattttaaaatattatatatagtctTTTAAAGTTGTAACATAGTCagcaatttttatttatgattgcGATAAAAGAGTGTAAACTGACACTATTCTTCAATAATTTACTAGCATATAAATgaggtttatttttgtttgagatAAAAAAGTATAATTGATCAATTCCATTTGTTGTTTATGCCAATTATCAATATCACTGTTTGATTTGATATACATTTTGGAGACCTTTTTAATAAAGagatttaattgtttatttctGTTTGAAATAGTGGGACATAATGCCTATctaaatttgaaagaataatatttctcctatataaaatgattttttttgtcttaaaatACTATTAGTTAAGATCAAGTCAACACTATTATCATTTTTGTAACAATGTTGAAACAAGCAGTAAAACATTCTCTTCGAATGTAAATTCTCctttatgtattaaaaaaaaaacatgttcatattatttaattttactgATAGACTTTTAACAAATAAGTTGAAAACATTGACTTCATTTACTTGCATCATCGGATGGATACAAACACAAACTCACACTGATtatgtttgcaggttgttctgttcaaccggatagcttcatGTATGATTgcaggttgttctgttcaaccggatagcttcaggtatgtttgcaggttgttcagttcaaccggatagcttcaggttttAGATTTGTCATTGCTTCTCCTAGCCGGCTAGATTTCTTGACAagttggagttcttgacaggttggagttcttgacaggttggagttcttgataggttggagttcttgaccggttggagttcttgaccggttggagttcttgaccggttggagttcttgacaggTTAGAGTTCTTaaccggttggagttcttgacaggttggagttcttgaccggttggagttcttgacaggttggagttcttgacaggttggagttcttgacaagttggagttcttgaccggttggagttctttacaggttggagttcttgaccggtcctgcacaataagtttgttttattaaattcttattaactggttaattttatctaacaatttttccctttttgattattttatttaaaatattcaaaaccatgcgtcCGGTAGACCTTTAAAGAGTTTGTTGTTTTGAAGAatattttggtaaaaagactttgaatttttttgcgaaaattttgaataaagttTTATCTATGAATAGTCTTTTAGAGTTGCAACATAGTtagcaattttttttatgattgagATGAAAGAGTGTAAACTtacaatatttttcaataatttataaaaaaaaatattattgatcaaTTGTTGTTTATGCCAATTATCAATATCACTATTTGATTTGATATACATTTTTGAAACCTTTTTAATAAAGatgtttaattgtttatttctGTTTGAAATAGTGGGTCATAATGCCTATCTTAATTTGAAAGAATAATATTTCTCCTATATAAAAGGATTTTTTTGTCTTAAAATACTATTAGTTAAGATCAAGTCAACACTATTATCATTTTTGTAACAATGTTGAAACAAGCAGTAAAACATTCTCTTTGAATGTAAATTCTCCttttaagtattaaaaaaaacatgttcatatcatttaattttactCATAGACTTTTAGCAAATAAGTTGAAAACTTGATTTCATTCACTTCCATCGCCGGATGGATACAAACACAAACTCAGACTGAAAATCCTTTTGACAACTCAAGACTCACACGAAGATAATGATGGCTTAggaactaattattattattattaaggttGTTTCTGCGAACCTCTTCTTAGCGGGAAATGTCAATTGACTTCACCTCCGGCTTGTTCTCGGGCTCCTTTGGCACGGTCACCTTGAGGACGCCGTTTTCCATGGTCGCCTTTATCTGCTCCATCTTGGATTCTCGGGCAACCTGAACTGGCGCGGGAACTTTCCGGTGCTCCACTCCAGCCGATGCCACTTATCGGTCTTCTCTTCCTGTTCTTTGTTCCTCTCCCCGCTGATCTGAAGAACCCGATCTTCTTCGACCTCCACTTTGACCTCGTCCTTCTTCAGCCCAGGTAAGTCTTCCGTAAACACGTGAGCCTCCGGCGTTTCCTTCCAGTCGATTCTGGCGGCTGCGAAGGTCGAGGTCTCGCGGTGAGAGGAATTGGAGGAAGAGAAAGGGATTAATCCTGATTCGAAGGTCGAATCCTGATAAAGCCATGATACGATGTCATTTTGATTGATACCTCCTTCTTCATCGCGATCGCCGGAAGGATAAAGATGTAGTCCCATCTTTGATATCTCAAAGATGAAATACAACATACAACCAACCTATCGGCTAATTCAAGGGATGAGATATTCACCCTACCATCTTTGTATGTTTTctgtttatgatgttttatggttggaaatcaatcctaagattatttataaatttctgGATAGGTTAGAAAtaatcaatcaaccttaaacagaaaaggccaaatttgaatttaaaaaataaaaaacgagtTTGTTTATCTTGGGCTAATTACCTTGAATCCCAGCCCAGAAAGCATCTCAAAATGATTATAATCATGTTGtgcaactgtttggatcatgtttgatcaaaataaaaaatttcaattaaattgaaaattttgagttcttgatttgatcAAAGCGAACGATCAGTGTTCTGGTGTAGGTACCAATCGAATATATGATctataaggaagttattggaAAGCTCATATctcctcaaaacaactttaaaaccaaaaaatcaatttttgataaaaaaaaactgttttgaATGATTCAATCATCATTCAAGTTAATTGACACAttaagatgatgatcaacatatttTTGAGAGCCTTGTTAAGCTACCGaagctcttggatcaaagaatccaagttcaaaacaaaattacaaaacacTGCGCTTTTGTGTtttgaggaccgagaggtccgaccgacaACCTTCGGTCCAGACCGAGACCTAGTACTAAGAGGTCCGACCAAGAAATAAGATAGGACCGACAAGCGAGAGGTtcgaccaatgttcttgagctatGGCCGAGAGGTCCGACGGATGTTCTTGAGCTATGGCCGAGAGGTCTaaaccaggaccgagaggtctaaacctaggaccaagaattctaaacctaggaccgaagaCTCTTGACCTTAAACGAGAATTTTTGAACCTAGGACCGGTGGGTTTACACACCATAACCGATGATCTTGGCCAAGGAccaagagtccttagcacctcaaCCGAGGAAATTCGGCACTCCAACTGAAGATCCCAAGCCTCGAACGAGAGGCTCCTTTACCCAGATCGAGGATTTTTAGACCCCGATTGAAAATGAACCCAAGGCCTatgactccggtcctaaggcctgtttggttccacttttcaaaacccaaaattatttttgtaatattggaaccctaattattttctaaaaatctcaagtgattataaaatgatttcaaaatatttctatgttttttttaagtaagaCCTATTTTGTGTTTATTCTAAACTCTAACACTCTTAAaatgactgatgttcttcaaGTATATATTCTTTCATAGTTATAATCAACAACATTaatcatcatttaaatattgttgtttcaatattttaaataacgttaaAATCTAGGAGCATGACTAGAATCAggagaataatcggttaaaacttATGTGTgatacaaccgatttttaaaagccaacttaataagtagagaccattttaaAAACAGGTACGGAGGATGAAACGTGAAAGCCCTTTCttgagtatcaccaaattatgaactaaaaaaaactttttctttttGGGAAAACTAAAAGAAACTTTGGCCAATACGTTCATAAATGTATgtcacttttattaattttcaaaaaatagtaATTGGCTACTctgttttaaaacaaataatctttaaaattaattatgtttaattaatttaaactgacgaatttataaaaaaaataatattataatttaattatttaaaatctcctgattatttaaaatgaaagtactccaaattaattctttttaatttatttcaaaagcGATTATGGatcattttaaaatcttttataccaatggttttatttaaaaaagaaaattcgaCGCAAACCAACGTTAAAAAATCTCGAAACTCATGTTTTTcacaaaaaccaaaataaatgtttttccgCGTGTTACGATCACAGAGGAATACACATAGATTTTACAATCCAAATATATTACGAGAGGAAATCCATATAAGCTTATTGTTCTTCTCGGTGGTGTTTAAGTAAGCAATCAACAATTATATGTActctgtttatttatttatttttaatttgtaaaacacTCTTTAGGGAAATATAATTATCCCAAACTTTTGAGggtttacaattttttttcttaaatttatgtaatttcaTTATCCTCTTATGTTGTAGAttctttgaaaaatattattattaattttcattatcaACATGTTTGTCTTatactcattatttttttagatttattgttaattttataataaagccAATATTTATAGTTCATTTTGGGCTATCACTCCTAGTAcatctttattatttaatttatttgaaaggtcttaataacaattttaaattttagttcttATGAGGTCTTTATAATTACCCCTGTCAAaagatatatttgtttattgtgATATATGAATGAATATCCTTAGTTATactattaaatttagaaaataaaatattgattaataattttaaaatattatatatagtctTTTAGAGTTTCAACATAAACAGCAAAATTTTTTATGATTGAGATGAAAGAGTGTAAACTCACAATATTGTTCAATAAATTACTAGCATAGAAATgaggtttatttttgtttgagataaaaaaagtataatttatCAATTCCATTTGTTGTTTATGCCAATTATCAATATCACTATTTGATTTGATATACATTTTGGAGGCGTTTTtaataaagatatttaattgtttatttctGTTTGAAATAGTGGGTCATAATGCCTATctaaatttgaaagaataatATTTCTCCTATataaaaggattttttttttttgtcttaaaatACTATTAGTTAAGATCAAGTCAACACTACTATCATTTTTGTAACAACGTTGAAACAAGCAGTAAAACATTCTATTTGAATGTAAATTCTCCtttaagtattaaaaaaaccatgttcatatcatttaattttactGATAGACTTTTAGCAAATAAGTTAAACAGTTGATTTCATTCACTTCCATCACCGGATGGATACAAACACAAACTCAGACTGAAAATTCTTTTGACAACTCAAGACTCCCACGaagataattattatgattattattaagGCTGTTTCTGCGAACCTCTTCTTAGCCGGAAATGTCAATTGACTTCACCTCCGGCTTGTTCTCGGGCTCCTTTGGCACGGTCACCTTGAGGACGCCGTTCTCCATGGTCGCCTTTATCTGCTCCATCTTGGCATTCTCCGGCAACCTGAACCGGCGCTGGAACTTTCCGCTGCTCCGCTCCAGCCGATGCCACTTATCGGTCTTCTCTTCCTGTTCTTTGTTCCTCTCCCCGCTGATCTGAAGAACCCGATCTTCTTCGACCTCCACTTTGACCTCGTCCTTCTTCAGCCCAGGTAAGTCTGCCGTAAACACGTGAGCCTCCGGCGTTTCCTTCCAGTCGATTCTGGCGGCTGCGAAGGCCGAGGTCTCGCGGTGAGAGGAACTGGAGGAGGAGAAAGGGATTAATCCTGATTCGAAGGTCGAATCCCAGAGGTCTCGAGAGAAGGGATCGAAGAAGACGTTGCTTCGTCGACCGCCAAAAATGCTCGGAATTAAGGCCATCTCTGTGCTGTGCCGATTATCTTGAAAATTCTTAGAAAGCTTTCTTTGTACAAATATATCACTTCAATACTCTGCAATTGGCCTTGGATCGGCTGCGTGCTAGTGCATTTAAAAGCCGGGAGAGACCATTCTAGTAATTTCGAGGGCTATCTCACCTGGCCTAGAGATCTAATCATCATAGAACACGTGTACATGATCtctctattttatattatatataccatgttataaaatttaatcaaataaattaattttaataaaaaacatcattttattttataatttgaatatatatatatatatatatatattcgatttaaaaataattataaattaaattaactaatattatatgattaaataataatataaaaaacaaatcacctaattgaataattatagtttaacgaaaaagaaaatacaaataaattaaaactatggTTGAATGCAAACAATGCTCGAAATGAGTTTGTTatgagattagtaatatgagaagCATTAATCGGACTAAAAGTAAGGTCTTCAGATAAGAGGTCAATTGTATATTGGTGAGCCAAAGTGAGGATAAAAgagattaataatattgtaGATGATTGATTTGATCTAAGTGaggttataatattattaatataagagGTTCATTGGGAAATAAATGATATCAGtggtaaaatatgtgagaatatGAGTTATTTGACCAATGTGAAAGTACGGTCACGAAATGAGAAATTGATTGGGATTGGTGGATTAATATGAGTCGAATTGATACTAAGATCATGAGAGctgaggtcgattgagattttatattttagttcaCATGTTTTTTAACATTGCATGATTACtcaatttcttaatttgaatttgatcctGAGATTGTTTGTAAATATTCCATCGATTTAATTTGATCAATTCactttaaaacaaaaaagaacaaagttgatttaaaaaaataaaaataaaatagatgttTTGAAAGCTCTCCTAACACATTCTACATGTTGTTAGGAACATTTTGTGATCTATCTCGATGCATTTAAGGAATTTTTGCCTAAATTCAACATTAAAAACAAGGTTATGgatttgagttttaaaattgctaaaacatataattagttcagtttaaatgatcaattttgattttaataaagttttcgataaaattctatttttaattaaaaccttaaaactcaaaaagttattttttgGTTTGAAATGTTCCATTTTTAATGATGCCATGATGAGGTCTTTGCCGATTGAACGATGACCTTAGAGTATGATGAAACTTTTCTAAATGGGGAGACAACGCTTCCCATATCTTTGGATCCGTGATCAATGATAAAAcctacattttttattttgttggagTTTAAAACAAAGTTGACTCGGCCAAAACCTGACTTCATTGCTCCTGAGTCTAGTTTACGCCTCACTCATTCAACTCGTGTGTCTCATCCCGTATTGACCAATTGCCAAACCACCTTTACTCTGACCCAGAGCGCATCCAATTAGCCATATCGATCTTCAACCATTCATGGTGAACTTGTGGTTCACCCCGCTCCTCgacctatttatttttattattttggtttatatattttttgatattttaaaggATTCAAactacttttaaaaaaatataaaatacctctaaaataatttttgaatatttaaatttgtttttattaaagaatcttttgaatttttttaatctaatccCTTTAACCAACATTTTGGAggtgctttttttttttttaacaattctaGACATAAAACATGtcgatatttattttaatattttaaaataaattttttaaatctaaataaatgtatagaaactcaaaaaatattttaataaataaaactttaaaatccAATTTCCTAAATAGTCAAAATTTTGTCAagtaaatattgttatttagcTAACACAATGACATAACACATAAGGTCTTTCTAGTGTGTTCACGTTTGTacacttcaaatattttattaatttttaaatcgaATGGCGACTCTAAAATTCAAAAGGCGAaccatttaaaattgtttttaaataaataatattaaattaaaatttctttatttaaaattacaatttcggttcCTCTCTcttttataagatttaaaagAAAAGTAAATTATGAAATGTTAATTATTGAATCCATCACGTAGAGTACATGTCTTCTAACTATTGTGACTTCGATTCCCAAATAATATGGCGAGTGAGTTATATATTCGAATTCTTCAGTTGAcaattcttataaaaattacaaaaattaatgtGAAGAGTTTTGTTTACAAAATAAACCAaccattaaaattatataaacttatatttttttacgtaAGATAAATAtgagatattattttatttacgtAAGTTGTCTTAACCGGTAGAACGATTCTCATAGACGACAAGTAGGGGTAGTTATCAAGTTATTGACATCAAGATAAATATGAGATAATATGAAGATTTTTGTCTACAAAATATATCAACCATcgaaattagataaataaatatattattaacttagactaaatataaaatattgttttattaacaTAAGCTGTCTTAGTTCAACTTGTTGAGCACATGCCTTTTAATAATGTGGTTGTGGACTAGTTATTTGAGTTCTTCACTTAacaattattacaaaaataaaataattcgtAAAGAATAATTAATGTGCAGATTTTTGTCTACAAAATATATCAaccattaatttataattttttatatccaTAAGCTAAGTATGAAATATGACTTTATCAACAATAATCGTCTTAGCTCAGATGATAGAGCGCATGCCTTTTAACTATTTGTTCGTGCCTTCGTTTGCCACAAACTGCGAGAGGGTAACTATTCGAGTTCTTGACTTgaaattttttacataattacaataactaacaaagaataaaaattaatgtgaatattttATTGAGGAGATGAGGAGGTGAGtagggtgttcatcggttcggttttcgggttattcgagttttgGTTCAGGTTCttcgaattattatttttttaagcaaatttgaaaacaaaaccgatttgaataaattcgaatacggtttattcgaattcggtgaatttgaattcggttcgaattcggtcgaatattcggtttagaccaaatatacatcacctacccataagataatttttttaaaagatttaacaaaataaataagttgttaaagagatcttatctacttaaattataaaaaatataaataacgcAAACTTATCTTAGTGActaacgctaatatatattccACAATTGAACGACAAAAGTAAAATAGTGTCGATGACGACAATATATGGCGGTTGAGAGGTATGAACAACTATAGAAAGGGGAAAATGAATGAGGGATTATGAATTTAATGTAGGGATCTAGGAGGCCcatgataatttattatattatatgtaataagttatataatatataataaaaataaataataaaaatgaaatcggtttttggtttggttttcgagttgaaacctaaacttgaaaatcaaaccgaaaatcgtatttgaattcgaatcggtttaaaattcaattctaaaaccgaaaatataatttgaattcggtcggatatttggtttataccaaatattgaacacccttaGATATGAGAGGTTAAttggggtggataaatgtggaatgagaaagaaagtttatatattataaaatgtgTGAGCAAACGTGAGTTGTTTGACTGAAGTGAAAGTGTATAAATGATCTTTCATTTTACTTTGACTTAAATTTCGAAACTAAACACTTCTTAAAATCTGAGGATGAGATTGTCTCTACTGcagaaaaacaatttaaatcaatttaaacacgGATGACGATCCTCAGATCGT contains the following coding sequences:
- the LOC124917276 gene encoding 18.1 kDa class I heat shock protein-like, coding for MALIPSIFGGRRSNVFFDPFSRDLWDSTFESGLIPFSSSSSSHRETSAFAAARIDWKETPEAHVFTADLPGLKKDEVKVEVEEDRVLQISGERNKEQEEKTDKWHRLERSSGKFQRRFRLPENAKMEQIKATMENGVLKVTVPKEPENKPEVKSIDISG